A single region of the Sphaeramia orbicularis chromosome 6, fSphaOr1.1, whole genome shotgun sequence genome encodes:
- the syt12 gene encoding synaptotagmin-12: MSSAHSGDISGYHLSVVRNPPGWEVGIYLVGFFVLLGVAGLNIWKLWKSGTFPAPSPFPNFDYRYLQEKYGTSFSEVRQKRVAANNHRRTSTTSSRKPSLALGDTPDGFRDLGHLELMSRELDPTGLAQLNRSISTDSLSSISSIANNFGHDFTVGQLEVTLEFEQSRHPGHGTGLLHITLHQGKDLLEREEGDFPGCFIRVSLGPEELNVGVTRVQTNAFTVIFDERFSIPVDLASLEEYSLRFAAFGIDADERNISAGVADLKLSDLDLTIRPFNAWLYLQDVNKAVDAVGEILLSLSYLPTAERLTVVVAKCKNLVWTNGKTTADPFVKVYLLQDGRKISKKKTSTKRDDTNPIFNEAMIFSVPSIVLQELSLRVTVAEATDDGRGENLGHVIIGPEASGIGITHWNQMLATLRKPVSMWHPLRRI, translated from the exons ATGTCCTCGGCTCACAGTGGGGATATATCAGGCTACCATCTGAGTG TGGTGCGTAACCCACCAGGCTGGGAGGTGGGGATATACCTGGTGGGTTTCTTCGTGCTGTTGGGAGTAGCCGGGCTCAACATCTGGAAGCTGTGGAAATCTGGAACCTTCCCCGCACCGTCCCCCTTCCCAAATTTTGACTATCGGTATCTGCAAGAAAAATATGGAACCTCCTTTTCAGAAGTCCGACAAAAG AGAGTGGCAGCCAACAACCACCGGCGCACCTCTACCACGTCCAGCCGTAAGCCCAGCCTGGCCCTCGGCGACACCCCAGATGGCTTCAGGGACCTGGGCCACCTGGAGCTGATGAGCAGAGAGCTGGACCCGACGGGCCTGGCCCAACTCAACCGCTCCATTTCCACCGACTCGCTCAGCTCCATCTCCTCCATCGCCAACAATTTCGGTCACGACTTTACCGTCGGCCAGCTGGAGGTGACCTTGGAGTTCGAGCAGTCCCGGCACCCAGGTCACGGGACAGGTCTGCTTCACATCACCCTGCACCAGGGCAAAGACCTGCtggagagggaggagggagacTTCCCAGGATGCTTCATCAGAGTGTCCCTGGGACCAGAGGAACTCAACGTGGGAGTCACAAGA GTCCAGACGAATGCGTTTACGGTGATTTTCGATGAACGCTTCTCCATCCCTGTGGACTTGGCCAGTCTGGAGGAGTACAGTCTGCGCTTTGCTGCTTTCGGTATTGACGCTGATGAGAGAAACATCAGTGCAGGAGTAGCGGACCTTAAGCTGTCAGACCTGGACCTGACCATCAGACCGTTTAACGCCTGGCTCTACCTTCAGGATGTCAACAAG GCTGTGGATGCCGTCGGGGAGATCCTGTTGTCTCTCAGTTACCTGCCGACTGCAGAGCGCCTCACAGTGGTGGTGGCCAAGTGCAAGAACCTGGTGTGGACCAACGGCAAGACCACTGCAG ATCCATTTGTCAAAGTGTATCTACTGCAAGACGGCAGGAAAATTAGCAAGAAGAAGACTTCGACTAAAAGAGATGACACAAACCCCATCTTCAACGAAGCCATGATCTTCTCTGTGCCGTCCATCGTCCTGCAG gaACTGTCCCTGAGGGTGACTGTGGCAGAGGCTACAGACGACGGCCGGGGTGAGAACCTGGGCCATGTGATCATCGGCCCTGAGGCCAGTGGGATCGGGATCACCCACTGGAACCAGATGTTGGCCACCCTGAGGAAACCTGTGTCCATGTGGCATCCTCTACGCAGGATCTAG